One region of Pseudomonas glycinae genomic DNA includes:
- a CDS encoding MetQ/NlpA family ABC transporter substrate-binding protein has product MTKKLLSHPVKALALAFGLFSSAVFAADAPLKIGTTAAFAIPLEAAVEEASKQGLKVELVEFTDWIAPNVSLAAGDIDVNYFQHIPFLENAKAASGFDLVPFAPGIINNVGLYSKKYKSFDELPEGASVAIANDPINSGRGLQLLAKAGLITLKPGVGYKATEDDIVANPKKIKILQVEAVQLVRAYDDADLVQGYPAYIRLAKTFDAGSALLFDGLDHKEYVIQFVIQPKSKTDPRLIKFVDIYQHSPAVRAALDKAHGKLYQAGWES; this is encoded by the coding sequence ATGACCAAGAAACTGCTGTCCCACCCAGTCAAAGCACTGGCCCTGGCCTTCGGCCTGTTCAGCTCGGCTGTTTTCGCCGCCGATGCCCCGTTGAAAATCGGCACTACCGCAGCCTTCGCGATTCCGCTGGAAGCCGCCGTCGAAGAGGCCTCCAAACAAGGCCTGAAAGTCGAGCTGGTGGAATTCACCGACTGGATCGCGCCGAACGTCAGCCTCGCCGCCGGTGACATCGACGTGAACTACTTCCAGCACATTCCGTTCCTGGAAAACGCCAAGGCCGCCTCCGGTTTCGACCTGGTGCCGTTCGCGCCGGGCATCATCAACAACGTCGGCCTGTACTCGAAGAAATACAAAAGCTTCGACGAGCTGCCGGAAGGCGCCAGCGTGGCCATCGCCAACGACCCGATCAACAGCGGACGCGGCCTGCAACTGCTGGCCAAGGCCGGTCTGATCACCCTCAAGCCGGGCGTCGGCTACAAGGCCACCGAAGACGATATCGTCGCCAATCCGAAGAAGATCAAGATCCTCCAGGTTGAAGCCGTGCAACTGGTGCGCGCCTACGATGACGCCGATCTGGTTCAGGGCTACCCGGCCTACATTCGTCTGGCGAAGACTTTCGATGCCGGCTCCGCGCTGCTGTTCGACGGTCTCGACCACAAGGAATACGTGATCCAATTCGTGATCCAGCCGAAGAGCAAGACCGACCCGCGCCTGATCAAGTTCGTCGACATCTACCAGCATTCGCCGGCCGTTCGCGCGGCGCTGGATAAGGCCCACGGCAAGCTGTACCAGGCCGGTTGGGAAAG